In one window of Pseudodesulfovibrio sediminis DNA:
- the fabG gene encoding 3-oxoacyl-ACP reductase FabG, which produces MPQIALVTGASKGIGAAIAIKLAEDGFDIWLNYRNDTSGAQAVSSHITNIGRKCTLLQFDVSNPDDVEDSLAPMLDKDIPFALVNNAGLTRDGLMMLMSSKDWEKVLQVNLTGFFNVTKPVVTRMLRKRQGRIVNVASTSGETGVPGQTNYSAAKAGLIGATRSLALEVAKRNILVNAVAPGFIQTSMLDELPLEDIIPRIPLGRVGTPQEVANAVSFLCSPMATYITGQTLSINGGIYT; this is translated from the coding sequence GTGCCACAAATAGCTCTTGTAACTGGGGCAAGTAAAGGGATAGGGGCTGCGATTGCCATTAAACTTGCCGAAGATGGGTTCGATATCTGGTTAAATTATCGCAATGACACTTCAGGGGCGCAGGCCGTTTCCAGTCACATTACTAACATTGGACGCAAATGTACCCTGCTCCAATTTGATGTTAGCAACCCTGACGATGTTGAGGATTCGCTCGCTCCTATGCTCGACAAGGATATCCCGTTCGCTCTGGTTAACAATGCTGGGCTGACTCGTGACGGACTAATGATGCTCATGAGTTCCAAGGATTGGGAAAAAGTGCTCCAAGTGAACCTGACAGGGTTCTTCAACGTCACCAAGCCCGTGGTCACACGGATGCTGCGAAAACGGCAAGGACGTATTGTCAACGTGGCTTCAACTTCTGGCGAAACAGGAGTGCCGGGGCAAACAAATTACTCCGCGGCCAAGGCCGGTCTTATTGGCGCCACACGCTCATTGGCCCTTGAAGTTGCCAAACGGAATATTCTCGTCAACGCTGTGGCCCCCGGATTCATCCAAACATCCATGCTTGACGAACTCCCCTTGGAAGACATCATTCCACGTATTCCGCTGGGCCGAGTAGGCACCCCCCAAGAAGTAGCCAATGCTGTCTCTTTCCTTTGTTCGCCTATGGCAACGTACATCACTGGACAAACTCTTTCCATCAACGGTGGCATCTACACCTAG
- a CDS encoding beta-ketoacyl-[acyl-carrier-protein] synthase family protein, with translation MHEVVITGIGIISVLGNSIESVSTALYRGQSGVIIDEERIGLGFESPLTGAITDFAPSSSLTRKQRKTMTDHAVQAHAAAMEALEMSGLQPEEWQNDQTGIIFGCDSSCLAPLEHVRLLKERGETALIGSGGVFRSMTSNVTMNLNTLLKTQGASWSLSSACSSGGHAVGQGAVLIASGQQERIICGGAQEINWQSMCSFDGLGAFASVGNSPEKACRPFDKDRTGLVPSGGAAVVILERRDLAVKRNATILGTLCGYGFSSDGEHLSVPSKTGLSRAGEMALNNSSLIPGDIDYVCAHATATPAGDIAEATNLKNLFADHSPVISSLKSMTGHELWMSGASQVVYTTLMAQKGFIAPNINLETLTPEAEGLNITPKTIERPPKKVLCNSAGFGGTNSCLVLSY, from the coding sequence ATGCACGAAGTAGTAATCACAGGCATCGGCATCATCTCCGTCCTAGGCAACTCCATCGAGAGCGTCTCTACGGCGTTGTATCGGGGACAATCCGGAGTCATCATCGATGAAGAACGGATTGGTCTTGGCTTTGAAAGCCCCCTTACTGGTGCGATAACCGACTTTGCCCCCAGTTCAAGCCTGACCCGCAAGCAACGAAAAACCATGACAGACCACGCTGTTCAGGCTCACGCAGCAGCCATGGAAGCTCTGGAAATGTCAGGTCTGCAACCCGAAGAGTGGCAGAACGATCAGACCGGAATAATCTTCGGGTGTGATTCAAGTTGCCTTGCGCCTCTGGAACATGTTCGCCTGCTCAAGGAACGTGGTGAGACAGCCCTCATCGGCAGTGGAGGGGTTTTCCGGTCAATGACATCAAATGTCACCATGAATCTCAACACCCTGCTCAAGACGCAGGGTGCCTCCTGGTCCTTGAGTTCTGCCTGCTCCAGCGGAGGCCATGCCGTAGGGCAAGGGGCGGTGCTGATCGCTTCGGGCCAACAGGAACGCATCATCTGCGGCGGTGCACAAGAAATCAACTGGCAGTCCATGTGCAGTTTTGACGGCCTGGGAGCATTCGCCTCCGTGGGCAATTCCCCGGAAAAAGCCTGCCGCCCCTTTGACAAGGACCGCACAGGTCTCGTCCCAAGCGGCGGAGCTGCCGTGGTGATTCTGGAACGACGCGACCTGGCAGTAAAAAGGAACGCGACCATTCTGGGCACGCTGTGTGGATATGGTTTTTCTTCTGATGGCGAACACCTCTCCGTGCCAAGCAAGACAGGGCTTTCCAGGGCCGGTGAAATGGCCCTGAACAACAGTTCACTGATCCCCGGCGACATTGACTATGTTTGCGCCCACGCCACGGCAACCCCGGCTGGAGACATTGCCGAGGCCACGAATCTAAAAAATCTGTTCGCCGATCATTCACCGGTCATCTCATCACTAAAATCAATGACCGGCCATGAACTCTGGATGTCGGGCGCGAGCCAGGTTGTCTACACGACACTCATGGCGCAAAAGGGATTCATCGCCCCCAACATCAATCTGGAGACACTCACGCCAGAGGCTGAAGGGCTGAACATCACCCCAAAAACCATTGAACGCCCCCCGAAAAAAGTGTTGTGCAACTCAGCCGGTTTTGGCGGCACCAACTCCTGCCTCGTTTTAAGCTACTGA